In one Candidatus Planktophila vernalis genomic region, the following are encoded:
- a CDS encoding CCA tRNA nucleotidyltransferase, whose translation MSNALGAAGELAIRSLIERAPLASSLAQSFKAKGFTLALVGGPVRDALLGRLGNDLDFTTNALPQETKKILNEWAENVWDTGIAFGTVAGKRGETTVEVTTYRTEHYDVDSRKPSVEYGKDINGDLSRRDFTVNSMALELTTDKPEFIDPFNGLKDLAEKTLRTPGLPNDSFNDDPLRMMRAARFASQLDFEIEPAVLASIKELAHRISIISAERVRDEFTKILMSNNPRKGITLLVDTGLADLVLPEIPKLRLEVDEHHHHKDVYEHSITVLEQAIEHEDRLGGPNLVIRLAALLHDIGKPKTRAFIEGGGVSFHHHEVVGARLAKKRLSELRFDGDTVEAVELLTTLHLRFHGYGDGEWTDSAVRRYVRDAGDLLTHLHVLTRADCTTRNKTKAARLASVYDSLEARIEVLMEQEELSKIRPDLDGEQVMQLLKLKPSRDVGAAMDFLMELRLEQGQIGEEKATEALLNWWKDRSAK comes from the coding sequence GTGAGTAACGCATTAGGAGCCGCGGGCGAGTTAGCCATTCGCTCACTTATTGAACGAGCCCCGCTGGCTAGTTCACTAGCGCAATCCTTTAAAGCCAAGGGCTTTACTTTGGCATTGGTTGGCGGACCTGTGCGCGATGCGCTCTTAGGCAGACTCGGTAATGATTTAGATTTCACAACAAATGCTTTGCCACAAGAAACAAAAAAGATTTTAAATGAATGGGCAGAAAATGTTTGGGATACCGGCATTGCATTTGGAACTGTTGCAGGCAAACGTGGTGAAACAACCGTTGAAGTAACTACGTATCGAACAGAACATTACGATGTTGATTCACGCAAACCATCAGTTGAATATGGCAAAGATATCAACGGTGATTTATCACGTCGTGATTTCACTGTTAATTCAATGGCGTTGGAGTTAACTACTGATAAGCCTGAGTTCATTGATCCATTTAATGGTTTAAAAGATTTAGCAGAAAAAACTCTGCGCACACCAGGCCTACCTAATGATTCATTTAATGATGATCCACTTCGCATGATGCGTGCTGCGCGTTTTGCTTCTCAATTAGATTTTGAAATCGAACCTGCTGTTCTAGCTTCAATTAAAGAGTTAGCACATCGCATTTCAATTATTTCAGCTGAGCGCGTGCGCGATGAGTTCACAAAGATTCTCATGTCTAATAATCCGCGCAAAGGCATTACATTATTAGTAGATACTGGCCTTGCCGATTTAGTCCTGCCAGAGATTCCTAAGCTGCGCCTTGAAGTTGATGAGCATCACCACCATAAAGATGTGTATGAGCATTCAATTACAGTGCTTGAACAAGCAATTGAACATGAGGATCGTCTAGGTGGTCCTAACCTTGTTATTCGCCTTGCCGCACTTCTCCATGATATTGGAAAACCAAAGACGCGTGCCTTCATAGAAGGCGGCGGGGTTTCATTTCATCACCATGAAGTAGTGGGTGCTCGCCTTGCTAAAAAGCGTTTATCTGAACTTCGCTTTGATGGTGACACAGTTGAAGCTGTTGAGCTTTTAACTACATTGCACCTGCGCTTTCATGGCTACGGAGATGGAGAATGGACTGATTCTGCCGTTCGCAGATATGTCCGAGATGCCGGTGATTTACTGACTCATCTACATGTACTTACCCGTGCTGATTGCACCACTCGCAATAAAACAAAGGCTGCGCGTCTTGCAAGTGTTTATGACTCACTTGAAGCACGTATTGAAGTTCTTATGGAGCAAGAAGAGCTCTCAAAGATTCGCCCAGATCTAGATGGTGAACAGGTTATGCAGTTATTGAAGTTAAAACCTTCACGAGATGTCGGCGCAGCTATGGATTTTCTTATGGAGTTACGTCTTGAACAAGGACAAATCGGTGAAGAAAAAGCTACCGAAGCACTACTTAACTGGTGGAAAGACCGATCCGCGAAGTAA
- a CDS encoding single-stranded DNA-binding protein: MAAGDTTITMIGNLVDDPELRFTPSGAAVAKFRVASTPRYLDKQTNEWKDGESLFLQCQIWRQAAENVAESLTKGMRVILSGRLKQRSYETKEGEKRTVFEVEVDEVGPSLRNATAKVTKTQRAGGTSGGFSAPAAADSFNEDPWAAASSTPSGGGWGASSTTDEPPF; encoded by the coding sequence ATGGCAGCAGGAGATACAACAATCACAATGATCGGCAACCTTGTCGATGATCCAGAGCTTCGCTTTACCCCCTCGGGTGCAGCGGTTGCAAAGTTTCGTGTAGCTTCAACCCCACGCTATTTAGATAAGCAAACTAATGAATGGAAAGATGGCGAGAGCCTTTTCCTTCAGTGTCAGATCTGGCGTCAAGCAGCTGAAAATGTTGCAGAGTCACTGACAAAAGGAATGCGCGTCATTCTCTCTGGTCGCTTGAAGCAACGTTCTTATGAAACTAAAGAAGGCGAAAAGCGCACTGTCTTTGAGGTAGAAGTTGATGAAGTCGGACCATCACTACGTAACGCAACTGCAAAGGTCACTAAGACCCAACGCGCTGGCGGAACAAGTGGCGGATTCTCTGCACCTGCTGCAGCTGATTCATTTAACGAAGATCCTTGGGCAGCAGCTTCATCTACGCCAAGCGGCGGAGGTTGGGGAGCATCCTCAACAACCGACGAGCCACCGTTCTAA
- a CDS encoding mannosyltransferase → MAMRTRALLALAIFAALLSFVKFSPCQDTNWATPGQYIHACYSDLPSLFGERGMADNKWPYASDTNSVEYPVLTGLVMYATSFVAHSPISYFNFNAFLLALLFIGLVFIVYRIKPEFTYLLPLAPAMIASLYINWDLWAIATMMLAIYWFDRKAYLYSSIALAVSISTKFLPIFLLLPILFILWRSNQIREIFKYAATTFALWLAINLPFALTTPTGWWRFYKLNLDREADWGSLWLAFNHLGLGLANLNYLSILLLLIGLTAFVIFLFEVKNTPTLASVAFIVLAIVMIASKVYSPQYVLWLTPLAVIALTNKKDLHAFWIWQIAETLYHVAIWQHLALFTGAAFGLQQGGYATITLIRIAATIYLAWVLIKRALAARNTQGSLFDLLFEASKPYP, encoded by the coding sequence ATGGCAATGCGCACGCGGGCATTACTTGCACTAGCTATTTTTGCCGCACTGCTCTCTTTTGTTAAGTTTTCACCCTGTCAGGACACTAACTGGGCCACCCCAGGTCAATACATCCACGCTTGTTATAGCGATCTTCCTTCTCTTTTTGGTGAGCGAGGAATGGCTGATAACAAGTGGCCCTATGCAAGTGATACCAACTCAGTTGAATATCCAGTTCTGACTGGATTAGTTATGTATGCAACTTCTTTTGTTGCCCACTCACCTATCTCTTACTTTAACTTCAATGCATTTCTATTAGCGCTGCTCTTTATTGGGCTTGTGTTTATCGTTTATCGAATAAAACCTGAGTTCACTTACTTACTTCCCCTTGCACCAGCAATGATTGCCTCCCTCTATATCAACTGGGATCTTTGGGCAATTGCCACCATGATGCTGGCAATTTATTGGTTTGATCGAAAAGCTTATTTGTATAGCTCAATTGCTTTAGCAGTTTCAATTTCTACTAAGTTCTTACCAATCTTTTTGTTATTACCTATTCTCTTTATTCTCTGGCGCTCAAATCAAATCAGAGAGATCTTTAAATATGCTGCAACCACGTTTGCACTTTGGTTGGCAATTAATCTTCCCTTTGCTCTAACCACTCCAACTGGTTGGTGGCGCTTCTATAAACTTAACTTAGATCGAGAAGCTGACTGGGGTTCACTATGGTTAGCTTTTAATCATTTAGGACTCGGCCTTGCTAATCTGAACTACTTATCAATCTTATTGTTACTCATAGGATTAACTGCTTTTGTAATATTCCTCTTTGAAGTAAAGAACACACCCACTCTGGCATCTGTTGCCTTTATCGTTTTAGCAATCGTGATGATTGCTAGCAAGGTCTATTCACCGCAGTATGTATTGTGGTTAACACCGCTGGCAGTTATTGCACTTACTAATAAAAAGGATCTGCATGCTTTTTGGATCTGGCAGATTGCAGAGACGCTGTATCACGTTGCAATCTGGCAACACTTAGCTCTTTTCACTGGCGCAGCTTTTGGTCTGCAGCAGGGCGGCTATGCCACCATCACACTGATCCGCATCGCTGCCACCATCTACCTGGCCTGGGTCCTCATAAAGCGGGCTCTGGCAGCCCGAAATACACAGGGATCCCTGTTCGATTTACTCTTTGAGGCCTCTAAGCCTTACCCTTAA
- a CDS encoding NUDIX hydrolase: MIPAPGAGSEGTKKKRKRKRPANRGPQTQSSSNPEKTPHPKNKRPYAKRVDEVSAGGLVIDSSGTQGLLIGRIDHKDSTGKRILWSLPKGHIEEGETPEQAAIREVAEETGITSSITKSLGVIDFWFMAGGKRIHKTVHHFMFTEVSGELTPQVSEVDEVSWFPLAEIVDRLAYPDEKKLIARSGELSA, translated from the coding sequence ATGATCCCGGCACCTGGTGCGGGCAGCGAAGGTACGAAAAAGAAGCGGAAGCGGAAGCGCCCCGCTAACCGCGGCCCCCAAACACAGAGTTCTTCCAACCCTGAAAAAACTCCTCACCCAAAAAACAAACGTCCTTATGCCAAGCGCGTGGATGAAGTCAGCGCTGGCGGATTAGTTATCGATTCCTCTGGCACACAAGGCTTATTAATTGGTCGAATCGATCATAAGGATTCAACTGGAAAACGTATTTTGTGGTCATTGCCAAAAGGTCACATAGAAGAAGGTGAAACTCCGGAACAAGCTGCAATCCGTGAGGTAGCAGAAGAAACTGGAATTACATCTTCTATTACTAAATCTTTAGGTGTGATTGATTTTTGGTTTATGGCTGGCGGCAAGCGCATTCACAAAACTGTGCATCACTTTATGTTTACTGAGGTGAGCGGAGAGCTAACTCCGCAAGTCAGTGAAGTAGATGAAGTCTCTTGGTTCCCATTGGCTGAAATCGTGGATCGCTTGGCCTATCCAGATGAAAAGAAGCTCATCGCAAGAAGTGGTGAGTTGAGCGCATGA
- a CDS encoding MFS transporter has translation MLAIRWTGQATDGIFQSALASFVLFSPERQANALNAALGFAVVLLPYSIVGPFVGTILDRVSRQRALFFANLARSANLLLVALFVFSGTTGVALTAVVLIAFGINRLILAALSAGLPLLIDSKSLITANATAVTGGSVLVVVGGGIGVGVRAITDSLAIANHADALLILIASGGYFTAALLSGRLNKYEIGPLEHEKKKASFMQGITEMREGFQFLRIHSDAARGILATAVHRGGLTALTLTALLLERNSFNDPNFPEQGLKGFGFALSFAGIGVFLGAFLAPYGVRRVGRHRWIRLAILTSAACPLILAATQTQITLILTAFLVSFFGQNLKVTNDALVQSKIDDYYRGRVFAVYDVVVNGAIVSGGLIAALLLPTSGLGATVPLCVSAAYLLVGVRLLRGSVFPPVK, from the coding sequence TTGCTTGCAATCCGCTGGACTGGGCAAGCAACCGATGGCATCTTTCAAAGCGCTTTGGCTTCTTTTGTTCTTTTCTCTCCTGAGCGCCAAGCAAATGCTTTAAATGCAGCCCTTGGTTTTGCAGTTGTCTTATTGCCGTATTCAATCGTTGGGCCATTTGTTGGAACCATCTTGGATCGTGTTTCACGCCAACGTGCATTATTTTTCGCAAACCTTGCTCGAAGTGCCAACTTATTACTCGTTGCCCTCTTTGTTTTTAGTGGAACAACGGGAGTTGCCTTAACTGCTGTTGTTCTCATTGCCTTTGGTATCAACCGCTTAATCCTTGCAGCACTCTCTGCGGGATTACCGTTGCTTATTGATTCAAAATCTCTCATCACTGCAAATGCAACTGCTGTTACCGGTGGATCTGTTTTAGTTGTGGTTGGCGGCGGTATTGGTGTGGGAGTACGAGCAATTACTGATTCATTAGCCATTGCCAATCATGCTGATGCGCTCTTAATTCTCATTGCTAGCGGTGGTTATTTCACCGCAGCGCTTTTAAGTGGCCGGCTAAACAAATATGAAATTGGCCCATTAGAACATGAAAAGAAGAAAGCAAGCTTCATGCAAGGCATTACAGAGATGCGCGAAGGTTTCCAATTCCTGCGCATTCACTCTGATGCTGCCCGTGGAATCTTGGCAACAGCCGTGCACCGCGGTGGATTAACTGCGCTAACTCTTACAGCACTATTGCTTGAGCGAAATTCTTTTAATGATCCTAATTTTCCTGAGCAAGGCCTGAAAGGATTTGGTTTCGCACTTTCATTTGCTGGAATAGGCGTATTTCTTGGCGCATTTCTAGCACCCTACGGTGTCAGAAGAGTTGGTCGCCATCGTTGGATTCGTTTAGCCATTCTTACAAGTGCTGCGTGTCCGTTAATTTTGGCCGCTACACAAACTCAAATTACATTAATTCTCACAGCGTTTTTAGTTTCTTTCTTTGGTCAAAATCTAAAAGTTACCAATGACGCACTCGTTCAATCCAAAATTGATGATTACTACCGTGGTCGTGTGTTTGCCGTCTATGACGTGGTTGTAAATGGTGCAATTGTCTCTGGTGGATTAATTGCAGCGTTGTTGCTTCCAACATCTGGTTTAGGTGCAACTGTTCCGCTGTGTGTGAGTGCGGCTTACCTATTAGTGGGAGTGCGCTTACTTCGCGGATCGGTCTTTCCACCAGTTAAGTAG
- the murJ gene encoding murein biosynthesis integral membrane protein MurJ, protein MKSNELFRASGIMALGTIISRITGFIRGILIVAVLGTALLADTYNVANTMPNILYNLLVGGALTAIFIPQLVRSFDHEDGGDGFASRLITTISIILFVLVAVGMYFAPALVRLYAPEFFTTGFETEKEIAIAFTRYCLPQIFFLGLFTMLGQVANARGSFAPLMWAPIANNIVGIVLFGAFLIFAPSVSIANISNIQVQILGWGTTLSVVVQAMVLVPVIKRLGIKLRPQWGVKGLGKSFGLAGWTLIYVLISQLGYLVTVNVATSAAVRSAQEGIERGVGYTPYTFAYYVMLLPYSIVTISIITAILPHISRLALEKKAEEVREQLVRAIRLVGVITIPSAVAFLLFGPLITSVLFIGIPLEDSRYIGYVLSALSFGLVAFSINLILIRGFNAFEDTRTQVISILIINIIAVGLSYLSLATLRNQWVTIGLGAAFSISYLLGLLVTLSLLKKHTGKISLKDFGGQHLRLFGASFGVMLPLFALTQYLDWVGVEMSQIARIGELAVVMAAAFIGYLIAGKAAGVEEITMIRHLKNSVLRRPGAAE, encoded by the coding sequence ATGAAATCTAATGAACTCTTCCGCGCCTCAGGAATCATGGCACTTGGCACAATCATCTCTCGCATTACAGGATTTATTCGCGGCATCTTAATTGTTGCTGTTCTTGGTACAGCGTTGCTTGCAGATACTTACAACGTTGCTAACACCATGCCTAATATTTTGTATAACTTACTTGTTGGCGGTGCGTTAACTGCAATCTTCATCCCACAACTAGTGCGCTCATTTGATCATGAAGATGGCGGAGATGGTTTTGCTTCACGCTTAATTACAACAATTTCAATTATTTTATTTGTTCTAGTTGCTGTTGGAATGTATTTTGCGCCTGCTCTAGTTCGTCTTTATGCACCAGAGTTCTTCACAACAGGCTTTGAAACCGAAAAAGAGATTGCAATTGCATTTACTCGCTATTGCTTGCCTCAGATCTTCTTCCTAGGCCTATTCACGATGCTGGGACAAGTAGCAAATGCCCGTGGTTCCTTTGCCCCACTCATGTGGGCACCAATAGCCAATAACATCGTTGGAATAGTCTTATTTGGCGCCTTCCTTATCTTTGCACCCTCAGTAAGCATCGCCAACATTTCAAATATCCAAGTGCAGATCTTGGGATGGGGAACTACGTTGAGTGTGGTTGTCCAGGCGATGGTTTTGGTTCCAGTGATTAAGAGACTCGGAATAAAGCTGCGCCCACAGTGGGGCGTAAAGGGACTTGGTAAATCATTTGGTCTAGCTGGCTGGACTTTGATTTATGTTTTGATCTCACAGCTTGGCTATTTAGTAACAGTTAACGTTGCTACAAGTGCTGCTGTGCGAAGTGCACAAGAGGGAATAGAGCGTGGTGTTGGATACACGCCTTATACATTTGCTTACTACGTCATGTTGTTGCCGTATTCAATCGTGACAATCTCGATCATCACAGCCATCTTGCCTCACATTTCGCGACTTGCCTTAGAGAAGAAAGCTGAAGAAGTACGTGAGCAATTAGTTAGAGCAATTCGACTTGTTGGTGTTATTACGATTCCAAGTGCAGTTGCATTCTTACTATTCGGCCCACTTATTACTTCAGTTCTCTTTATTGGAATTCCATTAGAAGACTCTAGATATATCGGTTATGTCTTATCTGCATTGAGTTTTGGTCTAGTTGCATTTTCTATTAATTTGATTCTTATTCGTGGCTTTAATGCCTTTGAAGATACTCGCACACAAGTAATTTCAATATTGATTATTAACATTATTGCTGTTGGACTTTCATACCTTTCACTTGCCACACTTCGCAACCAGTGGGTGACAATAGGTTTAGGTGCAGCGTTCTCAATCTCATATTTGCTTGGTTTGTTAGTTACTTTGTCGCTACTCAAAAAACACACGGGGAAGATTTCTTTGAAAGATTTCGGTGGCCAACACCTTCGTCTCTTTGGTGCCTCCTTTGGTGTGATGTTGCCTCTCTTCGCGCTAACGCAATATCTAGATTGGGTTGGCGTTGAAATGAGCCAAATAGCTAGAATAGGAGAGTTAGCAGTTGTTATGGCTGCGGCTTTTATTGGTTATTTGATTGCAGGTAAAGCCGCTGGTGTTGAAGAAATCACAATGATTAGACATCTAAAGAACTCTGTTTTGCGACGTCCTGGCGCAGCGGAATAA
- a CDS encoding DUF6049 family protein, translating into MRKLIGSLLTAFFLLAPLSPVQADSTVVRIVSPAHQTFTGEFRNDDLAQELTPSGRLGQLVYVSASRSKIWVIDPALIDEVVAMTGQYKLATDAEPLGSKIAVDWLTQLQKVSRANEVVALAYGNPDVALATSLAPSELKMYYTFGKSQLQVALGRIVRSEPDGGWSTGKSKLTPVLKKNYSDSRKALTRLSRAVEDPELMLMRAQLSRLLSPSLDKDSRDYFSYSAKVAVDAQVRKLRINPGKYQVTTESAKLPVTVINEFAVDVMVNIEMTPMNTRVVVENFAGVVVPANSKKQLELTLGVIAPGETTIFAQITDATSVDVVPASILQINSTVIDKRVTWFTTGAAILLLLAAVAQSVRRVRKGRKDEI; encoded by the coding sequence ATGAGAAAACTTATAGGTTCACTACTTACCGCATTCTTCTTACTTGCACCGCTTTCACCTGTCCAAGCAGATTCGACAGTAGTTCGAATCGTTAGCCCGGCGCATCAAACCTTTACTGGTGAATTTAGAAATGATGATTTGGCACAAGAGTTAACACCATCAGGAAGATTAGGCCAATTGGTATATGTCTCGGCTTCACGTTCTAAAATTTGGGTTATCGATCCAGCTCTAATCGATGAAGTTGTTGCGATGACTGGTCAATACAAGTTAGCAACTGATGCCGAGCCTCTTGGTTCCAAAATTGCTGTTGATTGGCTAACTCAGTTACAGAAAGTATCTAGAGCAAATGAAGTTGTTGCACTTGCATATGGAAATCCTGATGTTGCTCTTGCTACTTCTTTAGCACCAAGTGAATTAAAGATGTATTACACATTTGGAAAATCACAGTTGCAGGTTGCGTTGGGACGTATTGTGCGCAGTGAGCCAGATGGTGGCTGGAGCACAGGTAAATCAAAGCTCACCCCGGTGTTAAAAAAGAACTACAGCGATAGCCGTAAGGCCCTGACGCGCTTATCGCGCGCTGTTGAAGATCCAGAATTGATGTTGATGCGAGCCCAATTAAGTCGTCTTTTATCGCCATCGTTAGATAAAGATTCACGTGACTATTTCTCATACAGCGCAAAGGTTGCTGTTGATGCCCAAGTTCGAAAGTTACGTATCAATCCAGGTAAATATCAAGTGACAACTGAATCAGCAAAACTGCCAGTAACAGTAATTAATGAGTTTGCAGTTGATGTCATGGTCAATATTGAAATGACGCCAATGAATACAAGAGTGGTTGTTGAGAACTTTGCTGGTGTCGTTGTGCCGGCTAACTCCAAAAAGCAGTTAGAGCTCACCCTGGGTGTCATCGCACCAGGGGAGACTACAATTTTTGCCCAAATCACCGATGCTACGAGTGTGGATGTCGTGCCGGCATCTATTCTTCAGATTAATTCAACAGTTATTGATAAACGTGTGACATGGTTTACCACGGGAGCAGCCATCCTGCTCCTACTTGCAGCTGTTGCTCAAAGTGTTCGCCGAGTGAGAAAGGGGCGCAAAGATGAAATCTAA
- a CDS encoding DUF5318 family protein, which yields MRSQRSFIDYSLDKRATLMALFRGVVDACDADPYLMRAAKWHGEKVSRNCPVCKKNELVELRYAFGEQLGQYSGRIKNEKELTEMESEFGEFRVYLVEVCRGCSWNHLCASFILGDGHERKAPRKVRTLEDEDYATR from the coding sequence ATGAGATCTCAACGTTCGTTCATCGATTATTCACTCGACAAGCGTGCCACTTTGATGGCCCTCTTTCGTGGTGTTGTTGATGCGTGCGACGCTGACCCCTACTTAATGCGTGCAGCTAAGTGGCATGGCGAGAAAGTGAGCCGTAACTGCCCGGTATGTAAGAAGAATGAACTAGTTGAACTTCGATATGCGTTCGGTGAACAGTTGGGTCAATACTCAGGTCGCATTAAGAATGAAAAAGAGTTAACTGAGATGGAGAGCGAGTTTGGAGAGTTTCGCGTCTATCTCGTTGAGGTGTGTAGAGGTTGTTCTTGGAATCACCTGTGCGCCTCATTCATTTTGGGTGATGGCCATGAACGCAAGGCACCCCGCAAGGTACGCACCTTGGAGGACGAGGATTACGCCACAAGGTAG
- a CDS encoding transglycosylase domain-containing protein, with protein MRKFLIRSAVFLGGFGFIAGSVLFALAYFTVDIPDANAYVNSQSTIIQYSNGEEIGRVGTQNRQIVPLAKIPLNVRHAVLAAEDRGFYSNRAFSVTGILRAVVNNLRGGSLQGGSTITQQYAKTAFLTPSRTIQRKIKELVIAIKLENQLSKDQIFESYLNTIYFGRGSYGVMTASQQYFNRNVDQLTNSQAAVIASILRSPGLYDPAFKEGNLERVQARFEYVKEGMIEAGWLDKDAAAKMKFPTIAPRSTSGQLSGPKGHIIEAVTKELAKLGFSQDQLLVGGLVIKTTLDQRAQQSAVDAVNKFYPSNAPENLRIGLVAIRPGTGEIVALYGGRDYLQRQLSDATQSIALAGSTFKPFTIIAGLEQGIPLTSMWNGDSPQTFDDLGKPYIVSNYGDEGWGQVDLMYATKHSINTIFVPLGIKVGPAAVVDVARRAGIPESVAMIPTPSVVLGVASPRVIDVANAYATFAAQGIKSKPYLVSQVIGSNKGVLYEGKQETQEVFSKEVMADLTYALKGTITGGTGSAALALGRPAAGKTGTSQSNASAWFSAYTPQLAASVALFRDSASESLNGIGGLTSVTGGTFPARIWTAFMKGALKGEPVMDFPAPSNIGGLDPVVMTSGGKQKPKP; from the coding sequence ATGCGTAAGTTCCTGATCAGATCAGCTGTCTTTCTAGGCGGCTTTGGCTTCATTGCAGGATCTGTTCTTTTCGCTCTGGCTTACTTCACTGTAGATATTCCTGATGCAAATGCATATGTAAATTCACAGTCAACGATTATTCAATATTCCAACGGTGAAGAAATCGGTCGCGTTGGAACCCAGAACCGACAGATTGTTCCGCTGGCAAAGATTCCACTCAATGTGCGCCACGCAGTTCTGGCCGCAGAAGATCGTGGTTTTTATTCCAACCGCGCTTTCTCTGTCACTGGAATCTTGCGCGCAGTTGTTAACAACTTAAGAGGTGGTTCACTGCAAGGTGGATCAACCATCACGCAGCAATATGCAAAGACCGCCTTTTTAACACCAAGTCGAACGATTCAAAGAAAAATTAAAGAGTTAGTCATCGCTATTAAGTTAGAGAACCAACTCTCTAAAGATCAAATCTTTGAAAGTTACTTAAATACTATTTACTTTGGTCGTGGTTCATACGGTGTTATGACAGCATCCCAGCAGTATTTCAACCGTAACGTTGATCAACTAACAAATTCACAAGCTGCAGTCATCGCATCTATTTTGCGCTCTCCTGGTTTATATGACCCAGCATTTAAAGAAGGAAACCTAGAACGTGTGCAAGCACGATTTGAATACGTCAAAGAGGGAATGATTGAAGCTGGCTGGCTAGATAAAGATGCGGCAGCAAAGATGAAGTTCCCAACTATTGCACCACGCTCAACATCAGGACAGTTAAGTGGACCTAAGGGTCACATCATTGAAGCAGTTACTAAAGAGTTAGCTAAATTAGGTTTTAGCCAAGATCAACTTCTTGTTGGTGGCCTTGTTATTAAAACAACGCTAGATCAAAGAGCGCAACAATCTGCCGTCGATGCAGTTAACAAATTTTATCCTTCTAATGCGCCAGAGAACTTACGGATTGGTTTAGTGGCAATTAGGCCTGGAACCGGTGAAATCGTGGCACTTTACGGTGGCCGGGATTACTTACAGCGCCAACTCAGTGATGCAACACAATCTATTGCACTGGCTGGTTCAACTTTTAAACCTTTTACAATCATTGCAGGACTTGAACAAGGCATTCCTTTAACCTCAATGTGGAACGGTGATTCACCACAAACATTTGATGATTTAGGAAAGCCATACATTGTTTCTAACTACGGCGATGAAGGTTGGGGCCAAGTTGATCTGATGTATGCAACTAAGCACTCCATCAACACCATCTTTGTTCCACTAGGAATTAAAGTGGGACCAGCTGCAGTTGTTGATGTTGCACGGCGCGCCGGTATTCCAGAATCAGTTGCAATGATTCCAACACCTTCTGTTGTTCTAGGTGTTGCAAGTCCGCGCGTTATTGATGTTGCAAATGCATATGCAACTTTTGCTGCTCAAGGAATTAAGTCAAAGCCTTATTTAGTTTCCCAAGTTATTGGTTCTAACAAGGGCGTTTTGTATGAAGGAAAGCAAGAGACACAGGAAGTATTTAGCAAAGAAGTAATGGCTGATTTAACCTACGCACTCAAAGGAACAATTACCGGTGGAACAGGTTCAGCAGCACTTGCATTAGGTCGCCCAGCTGCAGGTAAGACTGGAACATCTCAGTCCAACGCTTCTGCTTGGTTTAGTGCTTACACACCGCAGTTAGCCGCCTCCGTTGCACTCTTTCGCGATAGTGCATCCGAATCACTTAATGGAATTGGTGGATTGACCTCTGTAACAGGTGGAACTTTCCCAGCCAGAATTTGGACAGCGTTTATGAAGGGTGCACTTAAGGGCGAACCAGTCATGGATTTCCCAGCACCTTCAAATATCGGTGGACTTGATCCAGTTGTGATGACTTCTGGCGGAAAGCAAAAACCTAAACCGTAA
- the rpsF gene encoding 30S ribosomal protein S6 yields the protein MRHYELMVILDPELEERTVTPSLETYLKIIKDSGGTVNKLDLWGRRRMSFEIAKKGEGIYAVIDMNCEPAAIKELDRQLNLNEAILRTKVIRPE from the coding sequence ATGCGTCACTATGAACTTATGGTCATTCTTGATCCAGAACTTGAAGAACGCACAGTCACACCAAGCCTAGAAACATATCTCAAGATCATCAAAGACAGCGGTGGAACCGTCAACAAGCTCGACTTGTGGGGCCGCCGTCGAATGTCTTTTGAAATTGCGAAAAAAGGCGAAGGTATTTATGCAGTCATTGATATGAACTGCGAACCAGCTGCAATCAAAGAGTTGGATCGCCAACTCAATTTGAATGAAGCAATTCTGCGCACCAAAGTAATTCGCCCAGAATAA